One Euphorbia lathyris chromosome 1, ddEupLath1.1, whole genome shotgun sequence DNA segment encodes these proteins:
- the LOC136226259 gene encoding subtilisin-like protease SBT1.3 produces the protein MLPNPVKWLLLLILTSYVAVSKTSSFTRNTYIIHMDKSAKPQQFSNHLQWYSSKVESVLSESDDDEERIIYSYQTAFHGVAAKLSEEEAERLKESDGVVAVFPETRYELHTTRSPTFLGLEPQDSTSVFSDKIADHDVVVGVLDTGIWPESESFNDTGMTPLPLHWKGACETGRAFESRHCNRKIVGARVFYRGYEAASGKINEQLEYKSPRDQDGHGTHTAATVAGSLVHGANLLGYAYGSARGMAPGARIAAYKVCWAGGCFSSDILSAVDRAVADGVNVLSISLGGGVSSYYRDSLSIAAFGAMEMGVFVSCSAGNGGPDPATLTNVSPWIATVGASTMDRDFPAMVRLGTGRTLTGVSLYKGRRNLSRKKQYPVVYLGSNSSSPDPSSLCLEGTLNPHVVAGKIVICDRGISPRVQKGQVAKNAGAVGMILSNTAVNGEELVADCHLIPAVAVGEKEGKLIKQYALSGRNATATISFLGTKLGIRPSPVVAAFSSRGPNFLSLEILKPDFVAPGVNILAAWTGETAPSSLPTDRRRVKFNILSGTSMSCPHVSGIAALLKARHPEWTPAAVKSALMTTAYVHDNNKNPIQDASTDTPSNSYDYGAGHINPLKALDPGLVYDIEAQDYFEFLCTQRLSPMQLKVFGKFANRNCHKRLANPGDLNYPAISAVFPDDLAVSVLTLHRTVTNVGPAVSKYHVVVSRFKGVIVKVEPRTLNFTAKNQKLSYKITFTTKFRQTMPEFGGLAWKDGVHKVRSPITITWLAPI, from the coding sequence ATGCTTCCAAACCCAGTAAAATGGCTTCTACTTCTCATTCTAACCAGCTATGTTGCTGTctccaaaacgagttcattcaCCAGAAACACTTACATCATACACATGGATAAGTCTGCAAAGCCACAGCAGTTCTCTAATCATCTCCAATGGTACTCCTCCAAAGTAGAATCAGTATTGTCTGaatcagatgatgatgaagagaGGATAATTTACAGCTATCAGACTGCTTTTCATGGGGTGGCAGCTAAATTaagtgaagaagaagctgagagATTGAAGGAATCAGATGGAGTAGTGGCTGTATTTCCAGAGACTAGATATGAATTACATACCACAAGAAGCCCAACTTTCCTTGGACTTGAACCACAAGACAGCACAAGTGTTTTTTCTGATAAAATTGCAGATCATGATGTTGTAGTTGGAGTTCTAGATACTGGGATTTGGCCAGAGAGTGAAAGCTTCAATGACACAGGTATGACTCCATTGCCTCTTCACTGGAAAGGGGCTTGTGAGACAGGGCGAGCCTTTGAAAGCCGCCATTGCAATCGAAAAATCGTTGGTGCTAGAGTATTCTACAGAGGATATGAAGCTGCTAGTGGGAAAATTAACGAGCAACTTGAGTATAAATCACCGAGAGATCAAGATGGTCATGGAACTCACACAGCAGCTACTGTTGCTGGTTCTTTAGTCCATGGTGCAAACCTTCTCGGCTATGCTTATGGCTCAGCAAGAGGAATGGCACCAGGCGCGAGAATTGCAGCTTATAAGGTTTGCTGGGCTGGTGGATGTTTCAGTTCTGATATTCTCTCGGCTGTTGATAGAGCAGTGGCTGATGGAGTGAATGTTTTATCAATCTCTTTGGGAGGTGGAGTTTCATCTTATTATCGTGATAGCTTGTCAATTGCTGCTTTTGGAGCCATGGAGATGGGTGTTTTTGTTTCATGTTCTGCAGGAAATGGAGGTCCTGATCCTGCTACGTTAACAAATGTGTCGCCATGGATTGCAACTGTGGGTGCTAGCACAATGGACAGAGACTTTCCGGCTATGGTTCGTCTCGGAACTGGAAGAACGCTTACTGGTGTTTCACTCTATAAAGGCCGGAGGAATCTTTCTAGAAAGAAACAGTATCCTGTAGTTTACTTGGGAAGTAACTCAAGTAGCCCTGACCCGAGTTCTCTGTGCCTGGAAGGGACATTGAATCCTCACGTTGTCGCCGGAAAGATCGTTATCTGTGACCGGGGTATTAGTCCAAGAGTCCAAAAGGGGCAGGTTGCAAAGAATGCTGGAGCAGTAGGCATGATTTTATCAAACACAGCAGTAAATGGAGAAGAACTAGTTGCAGATTGTCACCTAATTCCAGCAGTTGCAGTGGGAGAGAAAGAAGGGAAATTGATCAAACAATATGCTTTAAGTGGAAGAAATGCAACAGCAACCATAAGTTTTCTTGGCACTAAGTTGGGAATCAGGCCTTCTCCGGTGGTGGCAGCATTTTCATCTAGAGGACCAAACTTCTTGAGTCTTGAGATTCTGAAGCCTGATTTTGTTGCCCCAGGTGTGAACATACTTGCTGCTTGGACTGGTGAAACAGCTCCATCAAGTTTACCGACAGATCGTCGGCGCGTGAAGTTCAACATACTCTCTGGAACTTCCATGTCATGCCCACATGTGAGTGGGATTGCAGCATTGCTCAAAGCTAGGCACCCAGAATGGACTCCAGCAGCAGTAAAATCAGCTCTCATGACAACTGCATATGTTCATGATAACAACAAAAACCCAATACAAGATGCATCTACAGATACTCCTTCAAACTCTTATGATTATGGTGCAGGCCACATAAATCCATTGAAAGCTTTAGATCCAGGTCTTGTTTATGACATTGAAGCACAAGATTACTTTGAATTTCTATGCACACAAAGATTATCACCAATGCAGCTCAAAGTTTTCGGCAAATTCGCAAACCGAAACTGCCACAAGAGACTAGCAAATCCCGGAGACTTGAACTATCCAGCTATCTCAGCTGTTTTCCCAGACGATTTAGCCGTTTCAGTTTTGACCCTTCATAGAACAGTTACTAATGTTGGCCCTGCTGTATCAAAATACCATGTTGTAGTCTCTAGATTTAAAGGGGTAATTGTTAAGGTTGAGCCTAGAACTCTGAATTTCACTGCTAAGAACCAGAAACTATCTTATAAGATTACCTTTACAACAAAGTTTCGTCAAACAATGCCAGAGTTTGGAGGATTGGCGTGGAAGGATGGAGTTCACAAAGTGAGAAGCCCCATTACCATCACTTGGCTGGCACCCATATGA
- the LOC136226262 gene encoding protein NRT1/ PTR FAMILY 1.2-like isoform X1, with protein MNLKEPLIQTNNNNPKGGFRALPFILGCSALEKIATIGVMTNMIVYLRKEYRMEAAQGANVLFFWSAAINFMPVIGAFLADSYVGRFSAISIGSFATLLGLIILWLTSVIPEATPGPCVAVECESATTLQLLVLYTCFGLISIGSGGIRSSCLAFGADQIISKGNKTTVLESLFKWYYVITSVSLIIGMTCVVYIQDMFGWKVGFGVPVLLIFISSLSFFLASPFYVKSQVKASLVTGFAQVFVAAYKRRSITFSSSQLYFTTKGSSILSPTQKFRFLNKACIIKKAEEDLSPCGRASDPWSLCTVEQVEELKALIKIIPIWSTGMFMSITISQSSFQVLQASTMDRHILSNFEIPAASLSAFLVISLIIWVSLYDRVIIPVASKIKGKPIYLNLKQKMGIGILISVSSMAALAIAERIRRETATREGFSDNPDGVVDMSVLWLLPHLCLGGIAEAFNAIAQNEFYYTELPKCMSSVATCLFEMGICVANLVASFIMNVVDNMSRKGGEESWVSSNINKGHYDYYCWLLATLSMANFVYYLICSKAYGPCIEEQDDGTNVDC; from the exons ATGAACCTGAAAGAGCCCCTCATCCAGACCAACAACAACAACCCCAAGGGTGGATTCAGAGCTTTGCCTTTCATTTTAG GATGCTCGGCGTTAGAGAAGATAGCCACCATAGGAGTGATGACAAACATGATAGTTTATCTAAGAAAAGAATACAGAATGGAAGCCGCTCAAGGTGCTAACGTACTCTTCTTCTGGTCTGCTGCCATCAATTTTATGCCGGTCATCGGAGCTTTTCTTGCTGATTCTTACGTCGGTCGCTTTTCCGCCATTTCCATCGGATCTTTCGCTACGCTTCTG GGGTTAATTATATTATGGTTAACAAGTGTGATTCCAGAAGCAACACCAGGTCCTTGTGTAGCAGTAGAATGTGAATCTGCAACAACATTACAACTTCTGGTTTTATATACATGTTTTGGTCTAATCTCCATCGGAAGCGGCGGAATAAGATCATCTTGTTTAGCCTTTGGTGCTGATCAGATAATCAGCAAAGGAAATAAAACAACAGTTTTAGAGAGTTTATTCAAGTGGTACTACGTTATTACCTCTGTTTCATTAATTATTGGAATGACTTGTGTTGTGTATATCCAAGATATGTTTGGTTGGAAGGTTGGTTTTGGGGTTCCTGTTCTTCTCATcttcatttcatctctttccttCTTCTTGGCATCTCCCTTTTATGTTAAATCACAAGTTAAAGCAAGCTTGGTTACTGGTTTTGCTCAAGTTTTTGTTGCTGCCTATAAAAGGAGAAGCATCACCTTTTCATCATCCCAGTTGTATTTCACCACTAAGGGTTCATCTATTCTTTCCCCAACTCAAAAATTCAG GTTTCTGAATAAAGCATGCATTATTAAGAAGGCAGAAGAAGACCTGAGTCCATGTGGAAGAGCTTCAGATCCATGGAGTCTTTGCACAGTAGAACAAGTAGAAGAATTAAAGGCATTAATCAAGATAATCCCAATATGGTCAACAGGAATGTTCATGTCTATAACAATAAGCCAAAGCTCATTCCAAGTACTACAAGCATCTACAATGGACAGACACATTCTCTCAAACTTCGAAATTCCGGCCGCCTCACTCTCCGCCTTCCTCGTTATATCTCTAATAATATGGGTTAGTCTCTATGACCGAGTCATCATCCCGGTAGCATCCAAGATAAAAGGAAAACCAATTTATCTCAACTTGAAACAAAAAATGGGAATTGGGATTCTAATCTCAGTATCATCCATGGCAGCATTAGCCATTGCAGAAAGAATCCGCCGAGAAACAGCTACGCGGGAAGGATTTTCTGATAACCCGGACGGGGTTGTGGACATGTCTGTGCTGTGGTTATTGCCACATCTTTGTCTAGGTGGAATTGCAGAGGCATTCAATGCTATTGCCCAGAATGAGTTCTATTACACTGAATTGCCTAAATGTATGTCAAGTGTAGCTACTTGTCTTTTTGAAATGGGAATATGTGTTGCTAATTTGGTTGCAAGTTTTATAATGAATGTTGTTGATAATATGAGTAGAAAAGGGGGAGAGGAGAGTTGGGTTTCAAGTAATATTAATAAGGGTCATTATGATTATTATTGCTGGCTTTTAGCCACTTTAAGCATGGCTAATTTTGTGTACTATCTTATTTGTAGTAAGGCTTATGGCCCTTGTATAGAAGAACAAGATGATGGAACAAATGTTGATTGTTAG
- the LOC136226262 gene encoding protein NRT1/ PTR FAMILY 1.2-like isoform X2 produces MLVSSRSACNPVALGPIALLSPYIKTASFRGLIILWLTSVIPEATPGPCVAVECESATTLQLLVLYTCFGLISIGSGGIRSSCLAFGADQIISKGNKTTVLESLFKWYYVITSVSLIIGMTCVVYIQDMFGWKVGFGVPVLLIFISSLSFFLASPFYVKSQVKASLVTGFAQVFVAAYKRRSITFSSSQLYFTTKGSSILSPTQKFRFLNKACIIKKAEEDLSPCGRASDPWSLCTVEQVEELKALIKIIPIWSTGMFMSITISQSSFQVLQASTMDRHILSNFEIPAASLSAFLVISLIIWVSLYDRVIIPVASKIKGKPIYLNLKQKMGIGILISVSSMAALAIAERIRRETATREGFSDNPDGVVDMSVLWLLPHLCLGGIAEAFNAIAQNEFYYTELPKCMSSVATCLFEMGICVANLVASFIMNVVDNMSRKGGEESWVSSNINKGHYDYYCWLLATLSMANFVYYLICSKAYGPCIEEQDDGTNVDC; encoded by the exons ATGCTGGTTTCATCGCGCAGCGCTTGCAACCCCGTGGCATTGGGTCCGATTGCTCTGCTTTCGCCCTATATTAAGACCGCTTCGTTTCGC GGGTTAATTATATTATGGTTAACAAGTGTGATTCCAGAAGCAACACCAGGTCCTTGTGTAGCAGTAGAATGTGAATCTGCAACAACATTACAACTTCTGGTTTTATATACATGTTTTGGTCTAATCTCCATCGGAAGCGGCGGAATAAGATCATCTTGTTTAGCCTTTGGTGCTGATCAGATAATCAGCAAAGGAAATAAAACAACAGTTTTAGAGAGTTTATTCAAGTGGTACTACGTTATTACCTCTGTTTCATTAATTATTGGAATGACTTGTGTTGTGTATATCCAAGATATGTTTGGTTGGAAGGTTGGTTTTGGGGTTCCTGTTCTTCTCATcttcatttcatctctttccttCTTCTTGGCATCTCCCTTTTATGTTAAATCACAAGTTAAAGCAAGCTTGGTTACTGGTTTTGCTCAAGTTTTTGTTGCTGCCTATAAAAGGAGAAGCATCACCTTTTCATCATCCCAGTTGTATTTCACCACTAAGGGTTCATCTATTCTTTCCCCAACTCAAAAATTCAG GTTTCTGAATAAAGCATGCATTATTAAGAAGGCAGAAGAAGACCTGAGTCCATGTGGAAGAGCTTCAGATCCATGGAGTCTTTGCACAGTAGAACAAGTAGAAGAATTAAAGGCATTAATCAAGATAATCCCAATATGGTCAACAGGAATGTTCATGTCTATAACAATAAGCCAAAGCTCATTCCAAGTACTACAAGCATCTACAATGGACAGACACATTCTCTCAAACTTCGAAATTCCGGCCGCCTCACTCTCCGCCTTCCTCGTTATATCTCTAATAATATGGGTTAGTCTCTATGACCGAGTCATCATCCCGGTAGCATCCAAGATAAAAGGAAAACCAATTTATCTCAACTTGAAACAAAAAATGGGAATTGGGATTCTAATCTCAGTATCATCCATGGCAGCATTAGCCATTGCAGAAAGAATCCGCCGAGAAACAGCTACGCGGGAAGGATTTTCTGATAACCCGGACGGGGTTGTGGACATGTCTGTGCTGTGGTTATTGCCACATCTTTGTCTAGGTGGAATTGCAGAGGCATTCAATGCTATTGCCCAGAATGAGTTCTATTACACTGAATTGCCTAAATGTATGTCAAGTGTAGCTACTTGTCTTTTTGAAATGGGAATATGTGTTGCTAATTTGGTTGCAAGTTTTATAATGAATGTTGTTGATAATATGAGTAGAAAAGGGGGAGAGGAGAGTTGGGTTTCAAGTAATATTAATAAGGGTCATTATGATTATTATTGCTGGCTTTTAGCCACTTTAAGCATGGCTAATTTTGTGTACTATCTTATTTGTAGTAAGGCTTATGGCCCTTGTATAGAAGAACAAGATGATGGAACAAATGTTGATTGTTAG